Proteins from a genomic interval of Benincasa hispida cultivar B227 chromosome 7, ASM972705v1, whole genome shotgun sequence:
- the LOC120081512 gene encoding DNA-directed RNA polymerase 1B, mitochondrial: MWRNIVKRIASRKTTFFSELSSSIRSSRTLESLNTCCQSAVSRRISFLHPHKVGFTNSSFPHSSNPVAFYGVLNHANGYATAAEAAISEEDLSGSEEIQELLEELSKQEKIESHFKQPKNMVDGVGVTKYNTLRKRQIKMETEAWEEAAREYQELLKDMCEQKLVPNLPYMKSLFLGWFEPLRDAIAADQEFCKDKKSRVSHAPYFDLLPADMMAVVTMHKLMGLLMSSTVGNGGVRVVQAACQIGEAIEQEVRIHKFLEKTKKNSNGKIIEEETEPQQENLAKDQDRLRKKVTKLIKQQKLQQVKMIVKEHDDLKPWGQDAHVKVGCRLIQLLMETAYIQPPVDQLGAGPPDIRPAFVHTLKNVTQGGQKTSKRYGVIECDPLVRKGLEKTARHIVIPYMPMLVPPLNWTGYDKGAYLCLPSYVMRIHGAKQQREAVKRAPRKQLEPVFEALDTLGRTKWRVNKRVLSIIDRIWANGGRLADLVDHEDVPLPEEPSVEDEAEIRKWKWKVKAVKKENSERHSQRCETEVKLVVARKMKEEDGFYYPHNLDFRGRAYPMHPYLNHLGSDLCRGILEFAEGRPLGESGLRWLKIHLANLYGGGVDKLSFKDRVSFTENHLDEIFDSADRPLEGNRWWLGAEDPFQCLAVCINLSEALRSPSPETTISHMPVHQDGSCNGLQHYAALGRDKLGAEAVNLVAGDKPADVYSEIASRVLDIMRSDAEKDPASNPFALHARFLINQVDRKLVKQTVMTSVYGVTYIGARDQIKRRLKERASIADDDDAQLFGASCYAAKTTLTALGEMFEAARSIMSWLGECAKVIASENQPVRWTTPLGLPVVQPYRQLGRQLIKTSLQVLTLQRETDKVMAKRQKTAFPPNFVHSLDGSHMMMTAVACKRAGLNFAGVHDSYWTHACDVDEMNRILREKFVELYEAPILENLLENFQKSFPTLKFPPLPDRGDFDLKDVLQSPYFFN; this comes from the exons ATGTGGAGAAACATTGTCAAAAGAATTGCTTCAAGGAAGACTACGTTCTTCTCCGAGTTGTCGTCTTCTATTAGATCTTCCAGGACGCTCGAAAGCTTGAACACATGTTGCCAATCAGCGGTTTCTCGTAGAATCAGCTTTCTCCATCCCCACAAAGTTGGATTTACGAACTCCAGTTTCCCACATTCAAGCAATCCGGTAGCTTTTTATGGGGTTCTAAACCATGCCAACGGCTACGCTACTGCTGCTGAGGCAGCCATATCCGAGGAGGATTTATCGGGCTCCGAAGAAATTCAGGAATTGCTGGAAGAGCTAAGCAAGCAAGAGAAGATCGAGTCTCACTTTAAGCAGCCCAAGAATATGGTCGATGGAGTGGGGGTAACCAAGTACAATACGCTACGGAAGAGACAGATAAAGATGGAGACAGAAGCGTGGGAAGAGGCTGCTAGAGAATACCAAGAACTTTTAAAGGATATGTGTGAGCAGAAGCTGGTGCCCAATTTACCTTACATGAAGTCTTTATTCCTTGGTTGGTTCGAACCTTTGCGTGATGCAATTGCTGCGGACCAAGAATTTTGCAAGGATAAGAAGAGTAGAGTGTCTCATGCTCCTTATTTTGATCTTCTACCGGCAGATATGATGGCAGTGGTTACAATGCATAAGTTAATGGGGTTGCTGATGAGTAGCACTGTAGGAAATGGTGGTGTCAGGGTAGTCCAAGCTGCTTGTCAGATAGGAGAAGCAATTGAACAAGAG GTTAGAATACACAAATTCCTTGAGAAGACAAAGAAGAACAGTAATGGAAAAAttattgaagaagaaactgagCCGCAACAGGAGAACCTAGCAAAAGATCAAGACAGATTGAGGAAAAAAGTCACCAAACTGATAAAACAACAGAAGTTACAGCAAGTGAAGATGATAGTCAAGGAGCATGATGATTTAAAGCCTTGGGGCCAGGATGCTCATGTGAAG GTAGGTTGCCGTTTGATTCAGTTGTTGATGGAAACAGCTTACATTCAACCTCCAGTTGATCAGTTAGGAGCAGGTCCACCTGATATTCGCCCCGCATTTGTCCATACTCTTAAAAACGTCACACAAGGAGGACA GAAGACTAGCAAGAGATATGGTGTTATTGAATGTGATCCACTTGTTCGCAAAGGTCTGGAGAAAACT GCTAGACACATCGTCATTCCGTATATGCCTATGCTGGTGCCTCCTCTTAATTGGACAGG ATATGACAAAGGGGCATACTTATGCCTACCATCATATGTTATGCGAATACATGGGGCAAAACAGCAACGTGAAGCAGTTAAAAGGGCCCCGAGAAAGCAATTAGAGCCTGTTTTTGAG GCACTTGATACACTTGGAAGAACCAAATGGAGGGTGAATAAAAGAGTTCTTAGCATTATCGACAGGATATGGGCTAATGGTGGTCGTCTTGCTGACTTGGTTGACCATGAAGAT GTTCCTCTGCCAGAGGAGCCAAGCGTGGAAGATGAAGCAGAAATTCGGAAATGGAAGTGGAAAGTCAAGGCTGTGAAAAAGGAGAATAGTGAGAGGCATTCACAGCGGTGTGAAACAGAGGTTAAGCTTGTG GTGGCCAGGAAAATGAAAGAGGAGGACGGCTTTTACTATCCTCACAACCTAGATTTTCGAGGTCGTGCATATCCCATGCATCCATATTTGAATCATCTTGGTTCTGATTTGTGTCGAGGAATTCTAGAATTTGCAGAGGGACGACCTCTTGGAGAGTCAGGGTTACGTTGGTTAAAGATACATTTAGCAAATCTGTATGGTGGTGGTGTGGATAAGTTATCTTTTAAGGATCGAGTATCATTTACCGAGAACCATTTGGATGAGATTTTTGATTCTGCAGACAGGCCTCTTGAAGGAAACCGTTGGTGGTTGGGTGCAGAGGATCCTTTTCAGTGCTTAGCAGTGTGTATTAATCTGTCAGAGGCATTAAGAAGTCCCTCGCCAGAAACAACTATTTCCCATATGCCTGTACATCAG GATGGTTCCTGCAATGGCTTGCAACACTACGCAGCTCTTGGGAGGGACAAG TTGGGAGCAGAAGCCGTTAACCTTGTAGCAGGTGATAAGCCCGCAGATGTGTACTCGGAAATTGCTTCCAG AGTTCTTGACATAATGCGAAGTGACGCAGAGAAAGATCCTGCTAGTAATCCATTTGCGTTGCATGCTAGATTCTTAATCAATCAG GTGGATCGTAAACTGGTGAAGCAAACAGTCATGACATCAGTGTATGGTGTTACTTATATTGGTGCCCGAGATCAGATTAAAAGAAGGTTGAAAGAACGAGCATCCATtgctgatgatgatgatgcacAGTTATTTGGGGCTTCTTGCTATGCAGCTAAA ACTACCTTGACTGCTTTGGGGGAAATGTTTGAAGCAGCAAGAAGTATCATGAGCTGGCTTGGTGAATGTGCAAAG GTAATAGCTTCAGAAAATCAGCCAGTTCGATGGACCACTCCTCTTGGACTACCAGTGGTGCAACCTTACCGGCAACTAGGAAGACAACTT ATCAAGACGTCCTTGCAAGTGTTGACTCTACAACGAGAAACTGACAAG GTCATGGCTAAACGTCAGAAAACAGCATTTCCTCCAAATTTTGTACATTCCCTCGATGGTTCTCATATGATGATGACTGCAGTCGCCTGCAAAAGAGCAGGCCTAAACTTTGCAG GAGTCCATGATTCATATTGGACCCATGCATGCGATGTTGATGAGATGAACAGAATACTTAGGGAAAAGTTTGTTGAGCTATATGAGGCCCCTATTCTGGAGAAT TTATTGGAGAACTTCCAAAAGTCCTTCCCCACGTTAAAATTTCCTCCCTTGCCTGATCGGGGAGACTTCGATCTCAAAGATGTTCTGCAGTCTCCCTATTTCTTCAATTAG